From the Homo sapiens chromosome 1, GRCh38.p14 Primary Assembly genome, one window contains:
- the SMCP gene encoding sperm mitochondrial-associated cysteine-rich protein: MCDQTKHSKCCPAKGNQCCPPQQNQCCQSKGNQCCPPKQNQCCQPKGSQCCPPKHNHCCQPKPPCCIQARCCGLETKPEVSPLNMESEPNSPQTQDKGCQTQQQPHSPQNESRPSK, translated from the coding sequence ATGTGTGACCAGACAAAACACAGTAAATGCTGCCCAGCAAAAGGCAATCAATGCTGCCCACCACAGCAGAACCAGTGCTGCCAGTCAAAAGGCAATCAATGCTGCCCACCAAAACAGAACCAGTGCTGCCAGCCAAAAGGCAGTCAATGCTGCCCACCAAAACACAATCACTGCTGCCAGCCAAAACCCCCATGCTGCattcaggccaggtgctgtggtttgGAGACCAAGCCTGAAGTCTCACCCCTTAACATGGAGTCTGAGCCCAACTCACCGCAAACTCAGGACAAGGGCTGTCAAACCCAGCAGCAGCCCCATAGCCCACAAAATGAGTCCAGGCCAAGCAAATGA